The Ranitomeya variabilis isolate aRanVar5 chromosome 7, aRanVar5.hap1, whole genome shotgun sequence DNA window AGCTGCACCCTCTAGTGTATAATAGAGGAAAATATCACCAATTTTCATTTAATGTTTCAGATTTTCTGCTATTTAAAAACTAaaaaacataaaagaaaaaaaagtttcataTTTAATAAatatgtatacaggtccttctcaaaaaattagcatatagtgttaaatttcattatttaccataatgtaatgattacaattaaactttcatatattatagattcattatccaccaactgaaatttgtcaggtcttttattgttttaatactgatgattttggcctacaactcctgataacccaaaaaacctgtctcaataaattagcatatcaagaaaaggttctctaaacgacctattaccctaatcttctgaatcaactaattaactctaaacacatgcaaaagatacctgaggcttttaaaaactccctgcctggttcattactcaaaacccccatcatgggtaagactagcgacctgacagatgtcaagaaggccatcattgacaccctcaagcaagagggtaagacccagaaagaaatttctcaacaaataggctgttcccagagtgctgtatcaaggcacctcaatggtaagtctgttggaaggaaacaatgtggcagaaaacgctgtacaacgagaagaggtgaccggaccctgaggaagattgtggagaaggaccgattccagaccttggggaacctgaggaagcagtggactgagtctggtgtggaaacatccagagccaccgtgcacaggcgtgtgcaggaaatgggctacaggtgccgcattccccaggtaaacagcggcagaagcgcctgacctgggctacagagaagcagcactggactgttgctaagtggtcccaagtacttttttctgatgaaagcaaattttgcatgtcattcggaaatcaaggtgccagagtctggaggaagactggggagaaggaaatgccaaaatgcctgaagtccagtgtcaagtacccagtcagtgatggtgtggggtgccatgtcagctgctggtgttggtccactgtgtttcatcaagggcagggtcaatgcagctagctatcaggagattttggagcacttcatgcttcctggcacctgctcacagtgccaaaaccactggtaaatggtttactgaccatggtattactgtgctcaattggcctgccaactctcctgacctgaaccccatagagaatctgtgggatattgtgaagagaaagttgagagacgcaagacccaacactctggatgagcttaaggccgctattgaagcatcctgggcctccataacatctcagcagtgtcacaggctgattgcctccatgccacgccgcattgaagcagtcatttctgccaaaggattcccgaccaagtattgagtgcataactgaacattattatttgatggtttttttgtttgttattaaaaaacacttttatttgattggacggttgaaatatgctaatttattgagacaggttttttgggttatcaggagttgtaggccaaaatcatcagtattaaaacaataaaagacctgacaaatttcagttggtggataatgaatctataatatatgaaagtttaattgtaatcattacattatggtaaataatgaaatttaacactatatgctaattttttgagaaggacctgtatgtttatAACATTACGTTCCCTTTAAGATTCCTCTTGTAAAAACCCAATGCACCAACATGACGAAGTGAGAGTGCGAAAAAACACTATTTATTCCTATTTGAGGCCTTCTAGATGTACCGTACTAAGTACAGAAGACTTACCTCCAACATATCTTCATAGAGAATATAAAGGAGGTTTCTTTCTTGTTTTAGGGCCCAAAACTCTTTGACATGCTCACCCCATTGGCCAGATCCCACTAGGACAAACAGGGAAACTTTACGTCAGTGACCAATACATAAATAATGAGTGACTATTCCACTGTGGGGTCTCACGGTTTCCTTGAATGAACTTCTCGACATATTCCTCCCAGGGTCCCGGCTCCGGATGTAGTTGGTTCATCTTGCTGAAATGATAAAAGGACACGGCCACATCTTTAGGATTCCTCGCCACATAGATAATCTGATAAAAGACACAAAgaaattaaaatgtaaaaatggAGCAAGTGGTCAGTGGAGGGATCAGTATGTATGAGGGGATAATGAACAGGTCCAATACCTTACAGTTATTTTCCCACAATGACTTCGGAAAGAGACATACTGGGAGATGGGTCTTAATCACCCTAGGAGAAGGGAGACAATCTAAAAGCTGAGACCCTAAAAAAGAAAAGAACATTTTATATTAAAGGAACTTTGGGCAGAAAGATGAAAAATAACTACTGTCTTCTAAAAAGGTATTAAAGTATACCTATCGTTTCTGGTAACTTTTTAGAAAAGGCCGTTGTGTTTGTACATGAAGAattacactatttctggccattgtaTACCTTGTATCATGCAATTGTCACCATTTTCATCCCTCTGCGGGCCTTGTGTCTGACTACTGGGTGAAGACCACCTGCTATAATGTCTCCCATATACCGCAAACAGAGacttgagggattcctgctcttctttccttgtgcagcataaagcTAGAGGCATCAGCAGTTTGGAGGAGATTATACATCAGGTCTAAGCTGAGTCCCTGTGAATCCGGTTCTTGGAGAAACTAGATAATTAGCCAGAAAGCTGCTGCTGCATCCGAGTATGTGCGTCCCTGCTTATGAATCTGCTTCACTCTACTCCCCCAGCTCTATACTCTCAATTCTCAATAAAGAATAATGAGagctgtaacctgacacctcactgagCTAGTGCTTTGATCAAGCTTTTTTTTTCATGAGTCGATGGTTAGGAGGCAGGGTAGTGGGTATAAGGTGGCAATTCACTGGAAAAAGAATCAGATTATTCTCCGATTTGATATATTGCATAGTTTCTTAGATTTGCTTTCACCGTTGGTGCATATAAATTTTGTTGAAACCACAGATACCATCTAACTGattatctattttttttattaacccTTCCGGAGAAGCATAGTCAAAATATAGGGGCAATATTATGGCAGTCATATTATTGTACATagtgtgcagtattatagtagttatattcttgtacatgggagcagtattatagtagttatattcttgtacataggggcagtattatagtagttatattcttgtacataagagcagtattatagtagttatattcttgtacataggggcagtattatagtagttatattcttgtacataggagcagtattatagtagttatattcttgtacatagggacagtattatagtagttgtattcttgtacataggggcagtattatagtagttatattcttgtacatagggacagtattatagtagttatattcttgtacataggggcagtattatagtagttatattattgtacataggggcagtattatagtagttatattcttgtacataggagcagtattatagtagttatattcttgtacataggggcagtattatagtagttatattcttgtatataggggcagtattttagtagttatattcccatacatatgagcagtattatagtagttatattcctgtacataggggcagtattatagtagttatattcttgtacataggggcagtattatagtagttatattcttgtacataggggcagtattatagcagttatattcttgtatataggagcagtattatagtagttatattcttgtacataggggcagtattatagtagttacattcttgtacataggggcagtatatagtagttatattcttgtacatagaagcagtattatagtagttatattcttgtacatagggggcagtattttagtagttatattcttgtacataggggcagtattatagtagttatattcttgtatataggggcagtattttagtagttatattcccatacatatgagcagtattatagtagttatattcctgtacataggggcagtattatagtaatattcttgtacatagggggcagtattatagtagttatattcttgtacataggggcagtattatagcagttatattcttgtatatgagagcagtattatagtagttatatgcttgtacataggggcagtattatagtagttatattcttgtacataggggcagtatatagtagttatattcttgtacatagaagcagtattatagtagttatattcttgtacataggagcagtattataatagttatattcttgtacataggagcagtattatagtagttatattcttgtacataggggcagtattattgtagttatattcttgtacataggagcagtattatagtagctatagtcttgtacataggggcagtattatagtagttatattcttgtacataggggcagtattatagtagttatattcttgtacataggagcagtattatagtagttatattcttgtacataggggcagtattattgtagttatattcttgtacacaggggcagtattatagtagttatattcctgtacataggaggcagtattattgtagttatattcctgtacataggggcagtattatagtagttatattcctgtacataggggcagtattttagtagttatattcttgtacataggggcagtattatagtagttatattcttgtacatagaagcagtattatagtagttatattcttgtacataggagcagtattatagtagttgtattcttctacataggagcagtattatagtagttatattcctgtacataggaggcagtattattgtagttatattcctgtacataggggcaatattatagtagttatattcctgtacatagggacagtattttagtagttatattcttgtacgtaggggcagtattatagtagttatattcttgtacataggagcagtattatagtagttatattcttgtacataggggcagtattatattagttatattcttgtacataggagcagtattatagtagttatatacttgtacatgggagcagtattatagtagctatattcttgtacataggggcagtattatagtagttatattcttgtacataggagcggagcagtattatagtagttatatacttgtacataggagcagtattatagtagctatattcttgtacataggagcagtattatagtagttatattcttgtacataggggcagtattatagtagttatattctcatacatatgagcagtattatagtagttatattcctgtacatagggagcagtattatagtagttatattctcatacatatgagcagtattatagtagttatattcctttacatagggagcagtattatagtagttatattcttgcacataggggcagtattatagtagttatattcttgtacataggagcagtattatagtagttatattcctgtacatagggagcagtattatagtagttatattcttgtacataggagcagtattatagtagttatattcttgtacatagggagcagtattatagtagttatattcctgtacatagggagcagtattatagtagttatattcttgtacatgggggcagtattatagtagttatattctagtacataggggcagtattatagcagttatattcttgtacataggagcagtattatagtagttatattcctgtacatagggagcagtattatagtagttatattcttgtacatagggggcagtattatagtagttatattctcatacatatgagcagtattatagtagttatattcctgtacatagggagcagtgttatagtagttatattcttgtacatgggggcagtattatagtagttatattcttgtacataggggcagtattatagcagttatattcttgtacgtaggggcagtattatagtagttatattcttgtacataggagcagtattatagtagttatattcctgtacatagggagcagtattatagtagttatattcttgtacataggggcagtattatagtagttatattctcatacatatgagcagtattatagtagttatattcctgtacatagggagcagtattatagtagttatattcttgtatataggagcagtattatagtagttatattcttgtacataggagcagtattatagtagttatattcctgtacatagggagcagtattatagtagttatattcttgtacatagggacagtattatagtagttatattcttgtacataggggcagtattatagtagtgatattcttgtacatagggagcagtattatagtagttatattcttgtacataggggcagtattatagtagttatattctcatacatatgagcagtattatagtagttatattcctgtacatagggagcagtattatagtagttatattcttgtatataggagcagtattatagtagttatattcttgtacataggagcagtattatagtagttatattcctgtacatagggagcagtattatagtagttatattcttgtacatagggggcagtattatagtagttatattctcatacatatgagcagtattatagtagttatattcctgtacatagggagcagtattatagtagttatattcttgcacataggggcagtattatagtagttatattcttgtacataggagcagtattatagtagttatattcctgtacatagggagcagtattatagtagttatattcttgtacataggagcagtattatagtagttatattcttgtacatagggagcagtattatagtagttatattcctgtacatagggagcagtattatagtagttatattcttgtacatgggggcagtattatagtagttatattcttgtacataggagcagtattatagtagttatattcttgtacataggagcagtattatagtagttatattcctgtacatagggagcagtattatagtagttatattcttgtacatagggggcagtattatagtagttatattctcatacatatgagcagtattatagtagttatattcctgtacatagggagcagtgttatagtagttatattcttgtacatgggggcagtattatagtagttatattcttgtacataggggcagtattatagtaggtatattcttgtacatagaagcagtattatagtagttatattcttgtaaataggagcagtattatagtagttatattcttgtacataggagcagtattatagtagttatattcttgtacatatgagcagtattatagtagttatattcctgtacatatcgagcagtattatagtagttatattcctgtacatagtggcagtattatagtagttatattcttgtacataggggcagtattatagcagttatattcttgtatataggagcagtattatagtagttatattcttgtacataggggcagtattatagccgttatattcttgtacataggagcagtattatagtagttatattcttgtacataggggcagtattatagtagttatattcttgtacataggggcagtgttatagtagttatattcttgtacataggggcagtattatagtagttatattcttgtacataggggcagtatatagtagttatattcttgtacatagaagcagtattatagtagttatattattgtacataggagcagtattatagtagttatattcttgtacatagggcagtattatagtagttatattgtacatatgagcagtattatagtagttatattcttgtacataggggcagtattatagtagttatattcttgtatatagggcagtgttatagtagttatattcttgtacatagaggcagtattatagtagttatattcttgtacataggggcagtattatagtagttatattcttgtacataagggcagtattatagtagttatattgtacataggggcagtattatagtagttatattcttgtacataggagcagtattatagtagttatattcttgtacataggggcagtattatagtagttatattcttgtacataggagcagtattatagtagttatattcttgtacatagaagcattaTAGTaggtataatcttgtacataggggcagtattatagtagttatattcttgtacataggagcagtattatagtagttatattcttgtacataggagcagtaatatagtagttatattcttgtacatagaggcagtattatagtagttatattcttgtacataggggcagtattatagtagttatattcttgtacatagggggcagtattatagtagttatattcttgtacataggggcagtattatagtagttatattcttgtacatagggggcagtattatagtagttatattcttgtacatagggggcagtattatagcagttatattcttgtacataggggcagtattatagtagttatattattgaacataggggcagtattatagtagttatattcttgtacataggggcagtattatagtagttatattcttgtacataggggcagtattatagtagttatattcttgtatataggagcagtattatagtagttatattcttgtacatatgagcagtattgtagtaattatattcttgtacatagaatagGACAAACTTTGTTgtccgatttctcctgagtacgccgataccccatatgtgagggggaaccactgtttggacgcatggcagaggtcggaagggaaggagcactgttttggaatgcagacttagatggaatagtctgcaggcgtcactttgcatctgcagagcccctgatatacctaaacactagaaaccccccaaaaattgttgtccaatttgtcctgagtacgctgataccccatatgttggggtaaactcctgtttgggcgcacgggagagctcggaagggaaggagcactgttttactttttcaacgcagaattggctggaattgagatcggacgtcatgttgcgtttcgagaccccctgtgtgcctaaacagtggaaacccccaattctaactccaaccctaacccgaacacacccctaaccctaatcccaaccctaaccacacccctaaccctgacacacccctagccctaatcccaaccgtaaatgtaatccaagccctaacttaagccccaaccctaactttatccctaaccctaactagccccaaccctaattttagccctaaccctaatgggaaaatagaaataaatacgttttttttaattttattatttttcccctaacggggtgatgaagggggtgtttgatttactagttatagtgggtttttatagttgttttttgtttggcagctgtcacacactaaaagatgctttttattgcaaaaaaaatagtttttgcgtctccacattttgagaactataatttttccatattttggcccacagagtcatgtgaggtcttgttttttgcaggacgagttgacattttattggtgtcattttggtgacatttttgatcgctttttattacgatttttgggagacagaatgaacaaaaaacagtaattcctgaatttcttttgggggggggggggggggtttataccgttccacgattggtaaaatggataaagcagctttattcttcgggtcagcatgattacagcgatacctcatttataccatttttttatgttttggcgcttttatgcaataaagACTATAttctataaaaaaataattatttttgcatcgctttattctgagggctataacttttttattttttcgctgatgactctgtacagcggctcgttttttgcgggacaagatgacattttcagcggtaccatgtttatattCGGATTTTTgatcgtgctattccactttttgttcggcggtatgatgataaagcattgttttttgcctagtttttattttttttttacagttatcactgaaggggttaactaatgggacagttttataggtcgggtcgttacggacgcgacaatactaaatatgtgtacttttattgtttttttttatttacataaagaaatgtatttttttgaaaaatatttatttttctttatttaggaattttaaaaaaatatttttatgcatgttcatttttttttttttttttttacattgtcccagggtgggacatcattatatattgtcagatcgctgatctgacactttgcagtgcactgtgtcagatcagcgatctgacaggcagtgcaggaggcttgccggcgcctgccttCAGCAGTCActggcaagccacctccctgcaggacccggaaggaccccgcggccatcttggatccggggggcctgcagggaggagacaggaaGAGACCCTCGGAAGATCACATCttctgagggtctgagggaagcacgcagggagccccctccctttgcgatgcttccctatgccaccggaatgctgcgatcatgtttgatcgcagtgttccgggggttaaagtgccaggagcagtccttgaccgctcttggcacatagtgccggatgacagctgtgataatcagctgacaccaggccgcgatcggccacgctccccccatgagagcagctgatcgcctatgacgtactctcccgtccatgggaattaagtcccaggtcacatggatgggatagtacgtccaatgacagaaagggattAATATTTTCTATATTTTCTCACTGATTTAATGTATGGGCATTATCTGTTTGGGCTGGGAAATTTTGGTAATACGGTTAGcttcagaaatatttggacagtgacacaagttttggtatTTTAACTGTTTACTAAAACATGTTGAGATACCTTTTATATGATCAATATGGACTTAAAGTGCAGATTCTCAACTTTCATTTGAGATTTGGGATTCACAttctaatt harbors:
- the LOC143785266 gene encoding sulfotransferase 1B1-like isoform X2: MPLALCCTRKEEQESLKSLFAVYGRHYSRWSSPSSQTQGPQRDENGDNCMIQGSQLLDCLPSPRVIKTHLPVCLFPKSLWENNCKIIYVARNPKDVAVSFYHFSKMNQLHPEPGPWEEYVEKFIQGNLGSGQWGEHVKEFWALKQERNLLYILYEDMLEDPKREIRKVMKFLGTELSDDVLERICLHTSFKAMKENPTTNYTTIPSSILDQSVTPFMRKGICGDWKNHFTVSQSEKFDEYYQKQMSSTDLSFRFLV